A stretch of the Ptychodera flava strain L36383 chromosome 18, AS_Pfla_20210202, whole genome shotgun sequence genome encodes the following:
- the LOC139117714 gene encoding NLR family CARD domain-containing protein 4-like, whose product MGTSSDPIGSGNEAAQSNAQHNTDPIPSQLACESPIDPFTVMLFKLSQDISNDKLKNLKRLCKGPKMLTKSELEPLKNPYDLFDNLRSKGLIHEKDTRLVHYLLQIIGLNALVEKHIKPSANPGTLTNKTATLVKHLKDKYKRHYSKLLPIPWNDDICLSLEEVYTTLEVKEMKKGGLKTGTTLENFHDVFKSLDNRRIRIEGAPAMGKSTLCRKLAYDWSCGELQQYTLLFFLEMRHIAKNNMIDEILNQLIPGDFELSKEEISEVVSMNIVSVLFLCDGLDEPDEHKVTNSEIPKLISENLYSWCTAVVTTRPYLCNRYLNKCDSHLLVKGFTSKRKDEYILKYFKDDIETGNSLIKQIKHQEESNELTEDLFENPLHVSFLCILWEYHKAKRYYFPETLTKLYSEILECILKRYCEKNNIELKNDEIPENVLCDRDTLASDSFNAYREGKTNFDRSEISSEATLNFGLLVKDLGHAMRKSEQIYFFYHMTWLEYFTALHLTSQLRSNNTKTLTKFLKHPKKHLQILKFVAGIVTKEEGKLFFDELNKKLKNLYEEVLSLKLGCRDMEEVLQSPLGLYGDFIKFVLESKYPEDFITCLNALSKGTIVYSHISNTSESYSIPYFLCGFELQNVIRLDRTCLSFQDFLLTLQLISKTYITFDNLHVHGLEDNIKSCLEVLKENPI is encoded by the exons ATGG GGACTTCATCTGATCCAATTGGAAGTGGCaatgaagctgcacaaagtaaTGCACAACATAACACTGACCCTATACCAAGTCAACTAGCCTGTGAAAGCCCTATTGATCCCTTCACTGTCATGCTTTTCAAATTATCACAAGACATTTCAAATG ACAAATTGAAGAACTTGAAACGTCTCTGCAAAGGACCAAAGATGTTGACTAAAAGCGAACTAGAGCCACTTAAAAATCCCTACGATTTATTCGATAACTTACGTTCGAAAGGTTTAATTCATGAAAAAGACACAAGACTTGTGCATTATCTGCTGCAGATAATTGGTCTGAATGCACTGGTGGAAAAGCATATTAAACCTTCTGCAAATCCAG GAACTTTAACCAACAAGACGGCAACTCTTGTTAAACACCTGAAGGACAAGTACAAACGTCACTACTCTAAACTTCTACCAATTCCATGGAATGATGACATTTGTCTCAGTCTAGAAGAAGTATACACAACACTGGAAGTTAAAGAGATGAAGAAAGGGGGTCTTAAAACGGGTACAACCTTAGAAAATTTTCATGACGTGTTTAAATCGTTGGACAACAGGCGTATCAGGATAGAGGGAGCTCCAGCTATGGGAAAGTCTACACTATGTAGGAAGTTAGCTTACGATTGGTCTTGTGGTGAGTTACAGCAGTACACACTGCTTTTCTTTCTGGAAATGAGACACATAgcaaaaaataatatgattgacgaaatattaaacCAGCTCATTCCGGGTGACTTCGAACTTTCGAAAGAAGAGATTTCGGAAGTAGTTTCTATGAACATAGTATCAGTGTTATTTTTGTGTGATGGTTTAGATGAACCTGATGAACATAAGGTGACAAATTCTGAAATTCCCAAACTTATTTCGGAGAATCTGTATTCTTGGTGTACAGCTGTTGTCACAACAAGACCATATCTTTGCAATCGGTATTTGAACAAATGCGATTCGCATCTATTAGTTAAAGGCTTTACATCAAAACGTAAGGATGagtacattttgaaatactttaagGATGACATTGAGACAGGTAATTCACTgatcaaacaaataaaacatcaGGAAGAAAGTAATGAATTGACGGAAGATCTTTTTGAGAACCCATTACATGTTTCATTTCTGTGCATACTTTGGGAATATCACAAAGCAAAAAGGTATTATTTCCCAGAGACACTCACCAAATTATACTCTGAAATATTAGAATGTATCCTAAAAAGATATtgtgagaaaaataacattgaatTGAAAAATGATGAGATACCCGAAAATGTACTTTGTGATAGGGACACACTAGCCTCAGATTCCTTTAATGCTTACAGAGagggaaaaacaaattttgatagaTCTGAGATTTCCTCTGAAGCGACTCTTAATTTTGGATTATTAGTGAAAGATCTTGGACATGCCATGAGAAAATCTGaacaaatttactttttttatCACATGACATGGCTTGAATACTtcacagcattacatttgacatCTCAACTGAGATCAAATAACACCAAGACTCTTACGAAATTTCTTAAACACCCGAAAAAACacttacaaattttaaaattcgttgCTGGCATTGTTACCAAAGAAGAGGGCAAATTGTTTTTTGATGAATTAAACAAAAAACTAAAGAATTTATATGAAGAGGTGCTGTCACTGAAACTTGGTTGCAGGGATATGGAGGAAGTATTGCAATCTCCTCTGGGCCTTTATGGTGATTTTATAAAATTCGTGTTAGAATCAAAGTACCCTGAAGATTTTATTACTTGCTTAAATGCATTAAGCAAAGGAACTATTGTTTACAGTCATATAAGTAATACCTCAGAAAGCTATTCAATCCCTTACTTTTTATGTGGTttcgaattacaaaatgtaATCAGATTAGATAGAACATGCTTGAGTTTTCAAGATTTCCTTCTAACGCTGCAACTCATCAGTAAGACTTACATCACTTTTGACAATTTACATGTGCATGGACTTGAAGACAATATCAAAAGCTGTTTAGAGGTACTAAAAGAAAATCCAATATAA